A single genomic interval of Musa acuminata AAA Group cultivar baxijiao chromosome BXJ3-4, Cavendish_Baxijiao_AAA, whole genome shotgun sequence harbors:
- the LOC103982567 gene encoding TATA-binding protein-associated factor BTAF1 isoform X1 codes for MAQHSSRLHRLLTLLDTGSTQATRFAAARQIGDIAKSHPQDLNSLLKKVSQYLRSRNWDTRVAAAHAIGSIAENVRHTSLKELLKSLEGELMEAGYSDVCKDVGASVSDMCPNPTAGLSFKSFDINKVLEFGSPLLASGGQEFDVASDSSKSPAERLAHQKQNLRRRLGLDFCEQFMDVSDVIKDEDLLAHKGSSSGIGSNNGYWVSRSGQNIQQLVATMVPSHRPKRLSARELNLLKRKAKVYAKDQIKCSSEDDELGTKHPQNSLNSKGTWSDTSFSNKDLADTILDEDSSENDQNGRWPFHHYVEQLVHDIFDPIWEVRHGAMMALREILTHHGSCAGVYFPDLSLEDSFVVASDEKIPIDSTKRVRDIDLNMQYSLSESEPELKKPKVENELCHSHDGIGCSDKQMEDGTYTSVDGCPWETNSTAVNNKVDISHVKVKLDPCTDGFSSELKREDDAPPKFVFENCNSVSKMGFLANLPESSKVVKLIKLARHSWTKNWELLQDYAIRFLCVLSLDRFGDYVSDQVVAPVRETCAQALGAVLKYMQPLLVLDTLKILLQMQCRQEWEVRHGSLLGIKYLVAVRPEMIVDLLDYVLPACKAGLEDPDDDVRAVAAEALIPTAAAITSLDDQILHSIVMLLWDILLDLDDLSPSTSSVMNLLAEIYSQPAMVPKMVDKLNMVGKQEIDLNEVSLEEQGDSTKSRENPYMLSTLTPRLWPFMRHSITSVRHSAIRTLERLLEVGFTRSSESMATRFWPTSVLGDALRIVFQNMLLESNDDILCSSERVWRLLLQCPEQDLEVAGKLYYLSWIQVATTPYGSALDASKLFWPVALPRKSQFRAAKMKAIMLEGSVKENIMQDKSFDVSISVPKIIIGADSEKSVIHTRVITATSLGIFASKMPEASLQVVIDSLWNDLISSSGVQRQVASMVFVAWFKELKSRNTTEGVFVGLLDNVKQWLLDLLLCSDPSFPTKASREPYAELSRTYTKMRNEASHLFHLVESVGIFKDYISSIKFNLKSLTVDEAINFASNLSLPIESTVVENVEKHIVDDIESSKQQLLSTSAYLKCVQNNLHVTVTALVAAAVVWMSELPSKLNPIILPLMAAVKREQEEILQQKAAEALAELIFHCIGRKPSPNDKLIKNLCSLTCADTSETPQAATMNSLDVIDDQNLFSFGKAANVEKSKLHMLSSGEDKSIVEGFLSRRGSEMALKHLCEKFGASLFEKLPKIWDCITEVLKPASPGGGLISTDDQRMANISKDNDPQTLINNIQLIRSIAPVLNDLLRPQLLTLLPSILWCVCHHHVAVRLAASRCITSMAKSMESSVMGAVIENVIPMLSDSTSVHARQGAGMLVHLLVQGLGVALVPYAPLLVVPLLRCMGDCDHAVRQTVTHSFAALVPLLPLARGLPSPVGLSESLSRNAEDAQFLEQLLDNSHIDDYKLPIDLSVSLRRYQQEGINWLAFLKRFKLHGILCDDMGLGKTLQASAIVASDIVERRASIDCKDLQSLIICPSTLVGHWAYEIEKYIDNSIMITLQYVGSTQARMLLRGQFDRCNVIITSYDIVRKDIDILGKLAWNYCILDEGHIIKNSKSKITNAVKQLKAEHRLILSGTPIQNNVLELWSLFDFLMPGFLGTERQFQTTYGKPLLAAKDPKCSAKDAEAGALAMEALHKQVMPFLLRRTKDEVLHDLPEKIVQDRYCDLSPVQLKLYEHFSFSNAKKEISCLVKEHESAETTASKATSHVFQAMQYLLKLCSHPLLAIGEKPHDFFVSLLSEVIPGCTDFRRELHELHHSPKLVALQEILEECGIGLDASSCDDALTVGQHRVLIFAQHKSFLDIIEKDLFRSHMKSVTYLRLDGSVEPEKRYEIVKAFNSDPTIDVLLLTTHVGGLGLNLTSADTLVFVEHDWNPMKDLQAMDRAHRLGQRKVVNVHRLIMRGTLEEKVMSLQKFKVTVANAVINAENASLKTMNTDQLLDLFASSPTIQMKTVIQGTSASNSSAGNTDKDPKSAVTGRGLKAILNGLGELWDQSQYENEYNLNQFLEKLNG; via the exons ATGGCTCAACATTCATCACGTCTTCATCGCCTGCTCACTTTATTGGATA CTGGTTCAACTCAAGCAACAAGATTTGCTGCCGCACGGCAAATTGGAGATATTGCAAAGTCACATCCTCAAGACTTGAACTCCCTTCTAAAAAAG GTTTCTCAATATCTCCGCAGTAGGAACTGGGATACAAGGGTTGCTGCTGCTCATGCAATTGGATCGATAGCTGAGAATGTAAGGCACACATCTCTAAAGGAGCTTCTAAAATCCCTAGAAGGGGAGTTGATGGAAGCTGGATATTCTGATGTCTGTAAAGATGTAGGAGCATCTGTCTCTGATATGTGCCCAAATCCCACTGCAGGCCTCTCCTTTAAAAG TTTTGACATTAACAAGGTGTTGGAATTTGGTTCTCCATTATTGGCATCAGGTGGACAG GAATTTGATGTTGCAAGTGATAGTAGCAAGAGTCCTGCAGAACGATTAGCTCATCAAAAGCAAAATCTTCGTCGTCGTTTGG GACTAGATTTTTGTGAGCAATTTATGGATGTTAGTGATGTGATTAAGGATGAAGACCTTTTGGCACATAAAGGTTCTTCGAGTGGAATTGGATCAAACAATGGATATTGGGTTTCGCGATCTGGACAAAACATCCAACAACTAGTTGCTACCATGGTTCCTAGCCATCGACCGAAAAGGTTAAGTGCTAGAGAGTTGAATCTTTTAAAGAGGAAGGCAAAAGTCTATGCAAAAGATCAGATAAAGTGTTCATCTGAGGATGATGAGCTTGGCACAAAGCATCCTCAAAATTCACTAAACTCCAAAGGGACATGGTCTGATACTTCATTTTCCAATAAG GACTTGGCAGATACTATTCTAGATGAAGATAGCAGTGAAAATGATCAGAATGGGAGGTGGCCATTTCATCACTATGTGGAGCAGCTTGTTCATGATATATTCGATCCTA TTTGGGAAGTTCGCCATGGTGCAATGATGGCTCTGAGAGAAATTTTAACCCATCATGGATCCTGTGCTGGTGTCTACTTCCCTGATCTGAGCTTGGAAGATTCCTTTGTAGTTGCTTCTGATGAAAAGATCCCCATAGATTCAACAAAAAGGGTTAGGGATATCGATCTAAATATGCAATACAGTCTGAGTGAATCTGAACCAGAATTAAAGAAACCAAAGGTTGAGAATGAATTGTGTCATTCACATGATGGAATTGGATGCTCAGACAAGCAAATGGAAGATGGCACTTATACGAGTGTGGATGGTTGTCCTTGGGAGACAAATTCTACAGCTGTAAACAATAAGGTTGACATTAGTCATGTTAAGGTGAAACTAGATCCATGTACAGATGGCTTCAGCTCCGAGTTGAAAAGGGAGGATGATGCACCACCCAAATTTGTCTTTGAGAACTGTAACTCTGTGTCAAAAATGGGTTTTCTAGCAAATCTTCCTGAAAGTTCCAAAGTAGTGAAGTTGATAAAGCTTGCTAGACATTCATGGACTAAGAACTGGGAACTTCTGCAAGACTATGCTATTCGATTTCTGTGTGTGCTTTCTTTAGATCG CTTTGGTGATTATGTTTCTGACCAAGTTGTAGCTCCTGTTCGTGAAACTTGCGCTCAAGCCCTTGGTGCTGTGCTCAAGTACATGCAACCTTTGCTTGTTCTCGACACACTCAAAATCTTACTCCAAATGCAG TGCAGGCAAGAATGGGAAGTTCGTCATGGAAGCCTTCTTGGGATAAAATACTTAGTAGCTGTTCGTCCG GAAATGATTGTGGATTTGCTAGATTATGTTCTGCCTGCCTGCAAAGCTGGGCTAGAGGATCCAGATGATGATGTTAGAGCTGTTGCTGCTGAAGCCTTAATACCAACTGCTGCTGCTATCACATCCCTTGATGACCAAATTTTGCATTCGATTGTTATGTTGCTTTGGGATATTTTGCTTGACTTGGATGACCTCAGCCCTTCTACCAGTAG TGTGATGAATTTGTTGGCAGAGATATATTCTCAGCCAGCAATGGTTCCGAAGATGGTGGATAAGCTGAATATGGTTGGGAAGCAGGAAATTGATCTTAATGAAGTATCTCTTGAGGAGCAGGGAGATAGTACCAAGAGTAGGGAAAATCCGTATATGTTGTCCACTCTAACACCCAGGTTATGGCCATTTATGAGACACAGTATTACTTCAGTTCGTCATTCTGCCATCCGCACATTG GAACGGCTACTTGAAGTTGGTTTTACGAGAAGTTCTGAGTCTATGGCAACTAGGTTTTGGCCCACTTCAGTGTTAGGTGATGCATTGCGGATAGTTTTCCAGAATATGCTGTTGGAGTCAAATGATGATATTCTTTGCTCATCAGAAAGAGTGTGGCGGCTTTTGCTTCAG TGCCCAGAGCAGGATCTTGAAGTGGCTGGAAAGTTGTACTATTTATCCTGGATCCAGGTTGCAACCACTCCATATGGCTCTGCTTTGGATGCCTCAAAATTGTTTTGGCCAGTTGCTCTTCCTCGCAAAAGCCAGTTTAGAGCTGCTAAAATGAAAGCTATTATGCTTGAAGGATCTGTTAAAGAAAATATTATGCAGGACAAAAGTTTTGATGTTTCCATAAGTGTCCCTAAGATAATTATAGGTGCAGACAGTGAAAAATCTGTGATTCATACAAGAGTTATTACAGCAACATCCTTGGGTATTTTTGCATCTAAGATGCCTGAAGCCTCTCTGCAAGTTGTTATTGATTCACTGTGGAATGATCTTATCTCTTCTTCGGGAGTCCAAAGACAG GTGGCTTCAATGGTTTTTGTTGCTTGGTTTAAAGAGCTTAAAAGCAGGAATACAACCGAAGGAGTATTTGTTGGGCTTTTGGACAATGTGAAACAGTGGCTGCTAGATCTATTATTGTGCTCTGATCCTTCATTTCCGACTAAAGCCTCACGTGAACCTTATGCTGAACTTTCTAGGACATATACTAAGATGCGTAATGAAGCCAGTCACTTGTTCCATTTAGTTGAATCTGTTGGTATATTTAAGGACTATATATCAAGCATCAAGTTCAATCTAAAATCACTAACTGTTGATGAAGCGATTAACTTTGCTTCAAATCTTTCACTACCCATTGAATCAACTGTTGTTGAAAATGTGGAAAAGCATATTGTGGATGACATAGAGTCATCAAAACAACAGCTCCTGTCAACATCAGCATACTTAAAATGTGTTCAG AACAACTTGCATGTTACAGTAACGGCTTTAGTTGCTGCTGCAGTGGTCTGGATGTCAGAATTACCTTCCAAGCTTAACCCAATTATTTTGCCTTTAATGGCTGCTGTCAAAAGAGAGCAG GAGGAAATCTTACAACAAAAAGCTGCAGAAGCACTTGCCGAGTTGATTTTTCATTGTATTGGGAGAAAGCCTAGTCCAAATGACAAATTAATTAAGAACCTTTGCAGCTTGACATGTGCAGATACATCTGAGACACCCCAAGCTGCTACCATGAACTCGCTGGATGTTATTGATGATCAAAATTTGTTTTCCTTTGGAAAGGCAGCTAATGTTGAAAAGTCTAAACTTCATATGCTATCGTCTGGAGAAGATAAGTCAATTGTTGAAGGCTTTTTGAGCAGGCGTGGATCGGAAATGGCACTGAAGCATTTATGTGAAAAATTTGGAGCTTCACTGTTTGAGAAGCTCCCTAAGATCTGGGATTGCATTACTGAGGTTCTGAAACCTGCATCTCCAGGAGGAGGTCTAATTTCGACAGATGACCAGCGGATGGCAAACATTTCTAAGGATAATGATCCACAGACACTGATAAACAATATTCAG TTGATCCGCTCTATTGCACCTGTGTTGAACGACTTATTAAGACCTCAGTTGCTCACTCTACTTCCGAGCATTCTTTGGTGTGTCTGCCACCATCATGTTGCTGTAAGATTAGCTGCTTCACGATGTATCACCTCCATGGCAAAGTCAATGGAAAGTAGTGTGATGGGAGCTGTCATTGAGAATGTCATTCCCATGCTGTCAGATTCAACATCTGTCCATGCAAGACAGGGAGCTGGAATGCTTGTGCATTTGCTTGTTCAGGGTTTGGGTGTGGCGTTGGTACCTTATGCTCCTTTGCTTGTGGTTCCTCTTTTGCGGTGTATGGGTGATTGCGATCATGCTGTCAGACAGACTGTAACACATAGCTTTGCTGCCCTTGTACCTCTACTTCCATTAGCTAGAGGACTCCCTTCGCCAGTTGGACTAAGTGAGAGTTTATCAAGGAATGCAGAAGATGCACAGTTTTTAGAACAGCTTCTTGACAATTCTCATATTGATGATTACAAACTCCCAATTGATCTCAGTGTATCATTAAGGAG GTACCAACAAGAAGGGATCAACTGGTTAGCTTTCTTAAAACGGTTCAAGCTGCATGGAATTCTTTGTGATGACATGGGGCTAGGTAAAACACTTCAGGCATCAGCAATAGTAGCATCTGATATTGTGGAACGACGTGCTTCCATTGATTGCAAGGACCTTCAATCTCTGATTATCTGCCCGTCCACGTTAGTTGGACACTGGGCATATGAGATAGAAAAATATATTGACAATTCTATTATGATTACTCTTCAATATGTTGGTTCTACTCAAGCAAGGATGTTGCTTCGTGGTCAGTTTGATAGGTGCAATGTGATCATAACATCGTATGATATTGTTCGTAAAGATATTGATATCCTTGGAAAACTTGCATGGAATTATTGTATTTTGGATGAGGGACATATAATTAAGAATTCAAAATCTAAAATAACAAATGCTGTGAAACAGTTGAAAGCTGAGCACCGTCTTATCTTGAGTGGTACTCCTATCCAG AATAATGTCTTAGAGCTTTGGTCTCTCTTTGACTTCTTAATGCCTGGGTTTCTTGGGACAGAGAGACAG TTCCAAACGACCTATGGGAAACCATTGTTGGCTGCAAAAGATCCAAAATGTTCTGCTAAGGATGCTGAAGCAGGAGCTCTTGCCATGGAAGCTTTGCATAAGCAG GTTATgccattcctcctccgtcgaactAAAGATGAAGTCTTACATGATCTTCCAGAGAAAATTGTTCAGGATAGATACTGTGATCTGAGTCCTGTTCAACTAAAACTGTATGAacatttttctttttcaaatgctAAAAAGGAAATATCATGTTTGGTCAAAGAACATGAGTCTGCAGAAACTACAGCTTCAAAAGCAACTTCTCATGTCTTTCAG GCAATGCAGTATCTACTAAAACTTTGCAGTCATCCATTGCTTGCTATTGGTGAAAAACCACACGACTTTTTTGTGTCTCTTCTATCGGAGGTTATTCCTGGCTGTACAGATTTTCGTcgtgagctccatgaacttcaCCATTCACCTAAATTGGTTGCTCTTCAAGAGATACTTGAAGAGTGTGGAATAGGATTAGATGCATCAAGTTGTGATGATGCCCTAACAGTTGGACAGCATCGAGTTCTAATTTTTGCTCAACACAAG TCTTTTCTGGATATCATCGAGAAGGATCTTTTTCGGTCCCACATGAAGAG